The Lepus europaeus isolate LE1 chromosome 21, mLepTim1.pri, whole genome shotgun sequence genome has a window encoding:
- the ATXN2L gene encoding ataxin-2-like protein isoform X2, producing MLKPQPPQQTAQPQQPPPTQQAVARRPPGGTSPPNGGLPGPLAAAAAATPPGPPAAASPCLGPAAAAGTGLRRGAEGILAPQPPPPPQQPPHQERPGAGAIGSARGQSTGKGPPQSPVFEGVYNNSRMLHFLTAVVGSTCDVKVKNGTTYEGIFKTLSSKFELAVDAVHRKAAEPAGGPRREDIVDTMVFKPSDVMLVHFRNVDFNYATKDKFTDSAIAMNSKVNGEHKEKVLQRWEGGDSNSDDYDLESDMSNGWDPNEMFKFNEENYGVKTTYDSSLSSYTVPLEKDNSEEFRQRELRAAQLAREIESSPQYRLRIAMENDDGRTEEEKHSAVQRQSSGRESPSLASREGKYIPLPQRVREGPRGGVRCSSARGGRPGLSALPPRGPHHLDNSSPGPGSEARGINGGPSRMSPKAQRPLRGAKTLSSPSSRPSGEASVPSPPAALPFLPGGRMYPPRSPKSAAPAPISASCPEPPIGSAVATSSTSIPVTSSVADGGVGSISPASPKISLAPTDVKELSAKEPGWTLEPQELARITGKVPGLQNEQKRFQLEELRKFGAQFKLQPSSSPETSLDPFPPRILKEEAKGKEKEVDGLLTSEPLASPVSSKTESISDKEDKPPLVPAGGTEGPEQPPPPCPSQTGSPPVGLIKGDDKDEGPVAEQVKKSTLNPNAKEFNPTKPLLSVNKSTSTPTSPGPRTHSTPSIPVLTGQSGLYSPQYISYIPQIHMGPAVQAPQMYPYPVSNSVPGQQGKYRGAKGSLPPQRSDQHQPASAPPMMQAAAAAGPPLVAATPYSSYIPYNPQQFPGQPAMMQPMAHYPSQPVFAPMLQSNPRMLTSGSHPQAIVSSSTPQYPSAEQPTPQALYATVHQSYPHHATQLHAHQPQPATTPTGSQPQSQHAAPSPVQHQAGQAPHLGSGQPQQNLYHPGALTGTPPSLPPGPSAQSPQSSFPQPAAVYAIHPHQQLPHGFTNMAHVTQAHVQTGITAAPPPHPGAPHPPQVMLLHPPQSHGGPPQGAVPQSGVPALSASTPSPYPYIGHPQGEQPGQAPGFPGGADDRILCRVGRSHSRRRQGLAPGSVLCFPPSSLSCDPAAPLPTASPALSDPDCLLT from the exons CCGGCCTCCCGGGGGCACCAGCCCTCCCAACGGCGGCCTGCCGGGGCCGctggctgccgccgccgccgcgacgCCGCCGGGGcctcccgccgccgcctccccctgCCTGGGGCCTGCGGCCGCTGCCGGCACCGGGCTCCGCCGGGGAGCTGAAGGCATCCTggcgccgcagccgccgccgccgccgcagcagcCGCCGCATCAAGAgaggccaggggccggcgccatcgGCAGCGCCAG gggacagagcacaggaaagggacCCCCACAGTCACCT GTGTTTGAAGGTGTCTATAACAATTCCAGAATGCTGCATTTCCTTACAGCTGTTGTG GGCTCCACTTGTGACGTAAAAGTGAAAAATGGCACCACCTATGAGGGTATCTTCAAGACACTGAGCTCAAAG TTTGAACTCGCTGTAGACGCTGTGCACCGGAAAGCAGCTGAGCCAGCAGGTGGCCCCCGTCGGGAAGATATTGTGGACACCATGGTGTTTAAGCCAAGTGATGTCATGCTCGTGCACTTCCGAAACGTTGACTTCAATTACGCTACTAAAG ACAAGTTCACCGATTCTGCCATTGCCATGAACTCGAAGGTGAACGGGGAACACAAAGAGAAGGTGCTTCAGCGCtgggaggggggcgacagcaacAGCGATGACTACGACCTGGAGTCAGACATG TCCAATGGATGGGACCCCAATGAAATGTTCAAGTTCAATGAGGAGAATTACGGTGTGAAGACGACCTACGATAGTAGTCTCTCTTCCTACAC GGTGCCCTTAGAAAAGGACAACTCTGAAGAGTTCCGTCAGCGGGAGCTGCGTGCAGCCCAGCTGGCACGGGAGATTGAGTCCAGCCCCCAGTACCGCCTGCGGATCGCCATGGAGAATGACGATGGGCGCACCGAAGAGGAGAAGCACAGTGCGGTCCAGCGGCAGAGCTCCGGGCGCGAGAGCCCCAGCTTGGCGTCCAG GGAAGGGAAGTACATCCCTCTGCCTCAGCGCGTTCGCGAGGGGCCCCGGGGAGGAGTGCGCTGTAGCAGCGCTCGGGGTGGCCGGCCCGGCCTGAGCGCTCTGCCGCCTCGTGGCCCTCACCATCTGGACAacagcagccctggcccaggctctgAGGCACGAGGCATCAACGGAG gcccTTCCCGCATGTCCCCTAAGGCACAGCGGCCCCTGCGAGGTGCAAAGACTCTGTCCTCGCCCAGCAGCAGGCCCTCTGGGGAAGCTTCTGTCCCGTCTCCCCCTGCAG ctctcccttttctcccaggGGGCCGGATGTACCCGCCACGCTCTCCCAAGTCTGCTGCACCTGCCCCGATCTCAGCTTCCTGTCCTGAGCCTCCCATCGGTTCGGCAGTGGCAACTTCTTCAACCTCCATCCCTGTGACCTCATCTGTCGCAGATGGTGGTGTGGGTTCCATTTCCCCAGCTTCTCCAAAGATCTCACTGGCCCCTACAGATG TAAAAGAACTGTCCGCCAAGGAACCCGGCTGGACTCTGGAGCCCCAGGAACTGGCCCGGATAACTGGGAAAG TCCCTGGCCTTCAGAATGAGCAGAAACGATTTCAGCTGGAAGAACTGAGGAAGTTTGGGGCCCAGTTTAAG cttcagcccagtAGCTCCCCGGAGACCAGCCTGGATCCTTTTCCTCCTCGGATCTTAAAGGAGGAGGccaaagggaaggaaaaggaggTCGATGGTCTGTTGACCTCAGAGCCCTTGGCGTCCCCGGTCTCCTCTAAGACAGAGTCCATATCGGATAAAGAGGACAAACCACCCCTGGTACCAGCTGGAGGCACCGAGGGGCCAGAGCAGCCCCCACCACCTTGTCCCAGCCAAACTGGCAGCCCCCCAGTGGGCCTCATCAAGGGAGATGACAAGGATGAGGGCCCTGTTGCTGA ACAAGTAAAGAAATCAACGTTGAACCCTAATGCCAAGGAGTTCAATCCTACAAAGCCTCTGCTATCTGTG AACAAATCCACCAGTACCCCAACTTCTCCAGGGCCCCGGACTCACTCAACTCCCTCCATCCCGGTGCTGACAGGCCAGAGCGGGCTCTACAGCCCCCAGTATATCTCCTACATACCTCAGATTCACATGGGACCAGCTGTGCAG GCGCCCCAGATGTATCCATATCCTGTATCCAATTCAGTGCCTGGGCAGCAGGGCAAGTACCGGGGAGCAAAAG GCTCTCTGCCCCCCCAGCGCTCGGACCAGCACCAGCCAGCCTCAGCCCCGCCCATGATGCAGGCTGCCGCCGCTGCCGGCCCACCCCTGGTGGCTGCCACACCATATTCTTCCTACATCCCCTACAACCCCCAGCAGTTCCCAGGCCAGCCTGCTATGATGCAGCCCATGGCCCACTACCCCTCACAG CCCGTGTTTGCCCCCATGCTTCAAAGCAATCCACGCATGCTGACGTCGGGCAGCCACCCCCAGGCCATTGTGTCATCCTCCACCCCTCAGTACCCTTCTGCAGAGCAGCCCACCCCCCAAGCCCTTTATG CCACTGTTCACCAGTCCTATCCGCACCATGCCACGCAGCTCCACGCCCACCAGCCGCAGCCGGCAACCACGCCTACTGGGAGCCAGCCGCAGTCTCAGCATGCGGCCCCCAGTCCTGTCCAG CATCAGGCGGGGCAGGCCCCACACCTGGGCAGTGGACAGCCACAGCAGAATCTGTACCACCCAGGGGCCCTGACAGGCACGCCACCCTCTCTGCCACCGGGACCTTCTGCCCAGTCCCCTCAGAGCAGCTTCCCCCAGCCAGCCGCTGTGTATGCCATCCATCCCCACCAGCAGCTGCCCCACGGCTTCACCAACATGGCCCATGTTACCCAG GCCCATGTCCAAACTGGAATCacagcagccccgccccctcacccTGGGGCTCCCCACCCGCCCCAGGTGATGCTGCTGCACCCACCCCAGAGCCATGGGGGGCCCCCCCAAGGCGCGGTGCCCCAGAGTGGGGTGCCTGCACTCTCAGCTTCCACACCCTCACCCTACCCCTACATCGGACACCCCCAAGGTGAGCAGCCTGGCCAGGCGCCTGGATTTCCAGGAGGAGCCGATGACAGGATTC TATGTAGGGTGGGCAGAAGCCACAGTCGCCGCCGCCAGGGgcttgctcctggctctgtcctttgCTTCCCTCCGTCCTCGCTCAGTTGTGATCcagcagcccccctccccactgcctccccagctctCAGTGACCCCGACTGTCTCCTGACTTAG
- the ATXN2L gene encoding ataxin-2-like protein isoform X8 gives MLKPQPPQQTAQPQQPPPTQQAVARRPPGGTSPPNGGLPGPLAAAAAATPPGPPAAASPCLGPAAAAGTGLRRGAEGILAPQPPPPPQQPPHQERPGAGAIGSARGQSTGKGPPQSPVFEGVYNNSRMLHFLTAVVGSTCDVKVKNGTTYEGIFKTLSSKFELAVDAVHRKAAEPAGGPRREDIVDTMVFKPSDVMLVHFRNVDFNYATKDKFTDSAIAMNSKVNGEHKEKVLQRWEGGDSNSDDYDLESDMSNGWDPNEMFKFNEENYGVKTTYDSSLSSYTVPLEKDNSEEFRQRELRAAQLAREIESSPQYRLRIAMENDDGRTEEEKHSAVQRQSSGRESPSLASREGKYIPLPQRVREGPRGGVRCSSARGGRPGLSALPPRGPHHLDNSSPGPGSEARGINGGPSRMSPKAQRPLRGAKTLSSPSSRPSGEASVPSPPAGGRMYPPRSPKSAAPAPISASCPEPPIGSAVATSSTSIPVTSSVADGGVGSISPASPKISLAPTDVKELSAKEPGWTLEPQELARITGKVPGLQNEQKRFQLEELRKFGAQFKLQPSSSPETSLDPFPPRILKEEAKGKEKEVDGLLTSEPLASPVSSKTESISDKEDKPPLVPAGGTEGPEQPPPPCPSQTGSPPVGLIKGDDKDEGPVAEQVKKSTLNPNAKEFNPTKPLLSVNKSTSTPTSPGPRTHSTPSIPVLTGQSGLYSPQYISYIPQIHMGPAVQAPQMYPYPVSNSVPGQQGKYRGAKGSLPPQRSDQHQPASAPPMMQAAAAAGPPLVAATPYSSYIPYNPQQFPGQPAMMQPMAHYPSQPVFAPMLQSNPRMLTSGSHPQAIVSSSTPQYPSAEQPTPQALYATVHQSYPHHATQLHAHQPQPATTPTGSQPQSQHAAPSPVQHQAGQAPHLGSGQPQQNLYHPGALTGTPPSLPPGPSAQSPQSSFPQPAAVYAIHPHQQLPHGFTNMAHVTQAHVQTGITAAPPPHPGAPHPPQVMLLHPPQSHGGPPQGAVPQSGVPALSASTPSPYPYIGHPQVCRVGRSHSRRRQGLAPGSVLCFPPSSLSCDPAAPLPTASPALSDPDCLLT, from the exons CCGGCCTCCCGGGGGCACCAGCCCTCCCAACGGCGGCCTGCCGGGGCCGctggctgccgccgccgccgcgacgCCGCCGGGGcctcccgccgccgcctccccctgCCTGGGGCCTGCGGCCGCTGCCGGCACCGGGCTCCGCCGGGGAGCTGAAGGCATCCTggcgccgcagccgccgccgccgccgcagcagcCGCCGCATCAAGAgaggccaggggccggcgccatcgGCAGCGCCAG gggacagagcacaggaaagggacCCCCACAGTCACCT GTGTTTGAAGGTGTCTATAACAATTCCAGAATGCTGCATTTCCTTACAGCTGTTGTG GGCTCCACTTGTGACGTAAAAGTGAAAAATGGCACCACCTATGAGGGTATCTTCAAGACACTGAGCTCAAAG TTTGAACTCGCTGTAGACGCTGTGCACCGGAAAGCAGCTGAGCCAGCAGGTGGCCCCCGTCGGGAAGATATTGTGGACACCATGGTGTTTAAGCCAAGTGATGTCATGCTCGTGCACTTCCGAAACGTTGACTTCAATTACGCTACTAAAG ACAAGTTCACCGATTCTGCCATTGCCATGAACTCGAAGGTGAACGGGGAACACAAAGAGAAGGTGCTTCAGCGCtgggaggggggcgacagcaacAGCGATGACTACGACCTGGAGTCAGACATG TCCAATGGATGGGACCCCAATGAAATGTTCAAGTTCAATGAGGAGAATTACGGTGTGAAGACGACCTACGATAGTAGTCTCTCTTCCTACAC GGTGCCCTTAGAAAAGGACAACTCTGAAGAGTTCCGTCAGCGGGAGCTGCGTGCAGCCCAGCTGGCACGGGAGATTGAGTCCAGCCCCCAGTACCGCCTGCGGATCGCCATGGAGAATGACGATGGGCGCACCGAAGAGGAGAAGCACAGTGCGGTCCAGCGGCAGAGCTCCGGGCGCGAGAGCCCCAGCTTGGCGTCCAG GGAAGGGAAGTACATCCCTCTGCCTCAGCGCGTTCGCGAGGGGCCCCGGGGAGGAGTGCGCTGTAGCAGCGCTCGGGGTGGCCGGCCCGGCCTGAGCGCTCTGCCGCCTCGTGGCCCTCACCATCTGGACAacagcagccctggcccaggctctgAGGCACGAGGCATCAACGGAG gcccTTCCCGCATGTCCCCTAAGGCACAGCGGCCCCTGCGAGGTGCAAAGACTCTGTCCTCGCCCAGCAGCAGGCCCTCTGGGGAAGCTTCTGTCCCGTCTCCCCCTGCAG gGGGCCGGATGTACCCGCCACGCTCTCCCAAGTCTGCTGCACCTGCCCCGATCTCAGCTTCCTGTCCTGAGCCTCCCATCGGTTCGGCAGTGGCAACTTCTTCAACCTCCATCCCTGTGACCTCATCTGTCGCAGATGGTGGTGTGGGTTCCATTTCCCCAGCTTCTCCAAAGATCTCACTGGCCCCTACAGATG TAAAAGAACTGTCCGCCAAGGAACCCGGCTGGACTCTGGAGCCCCAGGAACTGGCCCGGATAACTGGGAAAG TCCCTGGCCTTCAGAATGAGCAGAAACGATTTCAGCTGGAAGAACTGAGGAAGTTTGGGGCCCAGTTTAAG cttcagcccagtAGCTCCCCGGAGACCAGCCTGGATCCTTTTCCTCCTCGGATCTTAAAGGAGGAGGccaaagggaaggaaaaggaggTCGATGGTCTGTTGACCTCAGAGCCCTTGGCGTCCCCGGTCTCCTCTAAGACAGAGTCCATATCGGATAAAGAGGACAAACCACCCCTGGTACCAGCTGGAGGCACCGAGGGGCCAGAGCAGCCCCCACCACCTTGTCCCAGCCAAACTGGCAGCCCCCCAGTGGGCCTCATCAAGGGAGATGACAAGGATGAGGGCCCTGTTGCTGA ACAAGTAAAGAAATCAACGTTGAACCCTAATGCCAAGGAGTTCAATCCTACAAAGCCTCTGCTATCTGTG AACAAATCCACCAGTACCCCAACTTCTCCAGGGCCCCGGACTCACTCAACTCCCTCCATCCCGGTGCTGACAGGCCAGAGCGGGCTCTACAGCCCCCAGTATATCTCCTACATACCTCAGATTCACATGGGACCAGCTGTGCAG GCGCCCCAGATGTATCCATATCCTGTATCCAATTCAGTGCCTGGGCAGCAGGGCAAGTACCGGGGAGCAAAAG GCTCTCTGCCCCCCCAGCGCTCGGACCAGCACCAGCCAGCCTCAGCCCCGCCCATGATGCAGGCTGCCGCCGCTGCCGGCCCACCCCTGGTGGCTGCCACACCATATTCTTCCTACATCCCCTACAACCCCCAGCAGTTCCCAGGCCAGCCTGCTATGATGCAGCCCATGGCCCACTACCCCTCACAG CCCGTGTTTGCCCCCATGCTTCAAAGCAATCCACGCATGCTGACGTCGGGCAGCCACCCCCAGGCCATTGTGTCATCCTCCACCCCTCAGTACCCTTCTGCAGAGCAGCCCACCCCCCAAGCCCTTTATG CCACTGTTCACCAGTCCTATCCGCACCATGCCACGCAGCTCCACGCCCACCAGCCGCAGCCGGCAACCACGCCTACTGGGAGCCAGCCGCAGTCTCAGCATGCGGCCCCCAGTCCTGTCCAG CATCAGGCGGGGCAGGCCCCACACCTGGGCAGTGGACAGCCACAGCAGAATCTGTACCACCCAGGGGCCCTGACAGGCACGCCACCCTCTCTGCCACCGGGACCTTCTGCCCAGTCCCCTCAGAGCAGCTTCCCCCAGCCAGCCGCTGTGTATGCCATCCATCCCCACCAGCAGCTGCCCCACGGCTTCACCAACATGGCCCATGTTACCCAG GCCCATGTCCAAACTGGAATCacagcagccccgccccctcacccTGGGGCTCCCCACCCGCCCCAGGTGATGCTGCTGCACCCACCCCAGAGCCATGGGGGGCCCCCCCAAGGCGCGGTGCCCCAGAGTGGGGTGCCTGCACTCTCAGCTTCCACACCCTCACCCTACCCCTACATCGGACACCCCCAAG TATGTAGGGTGGGCAGAAGCCACAGTCGCCGCCGCCAGGGgcttgctcctggctctgtcctttgCTTCCCTCCGTCCTCGCTCAGTTGTGATCcagcagcccccctccccactgcctccccagctctCAGTGACCCCGACTGTCTCCTGACTTAG
- the ATXN2L gene encoding ataxin-2-like protein isoform X23 produces the protein MLKPQPPQQTAQPQQPPPTQQAVARRPPGGTSPPNGGLPGPLAAAAAATPPGPPAAASPCLGPAAAAGTGLRRGAEGILAPQPPPPPQQPPHQERPGAGAIGSARGQSTGKGPPQSPVFEGVYNNSRMLHFLTAVVGSTCDVKVKNGTTYEGIFKTLSSKFELAVDAVHRKAAEPAGGPRREDIVDTMVFKPSDVMLVHFRNVDFNYATKDKFTDSAIAMNSKVNGEHKEKVLQRWEGGDSNSDDYDLESDMSNGWDPNEMFKFNEENYGVKTTYDSSLSSYTVPLEKDNSEEFRQRELRAAQLAREIESSPQYRLRIAMENDDGRTEEEKHSAVQRQSSGRESPSLASREGKYIPLPQRVREGPRGGVRCSSARGGRPGLSALPPRGPHHLDNSSPGPGSEARGINGGPSRMSPKAQRPLRGAKTLSSPSSRPSGEASVPSPPAGGRMYPPRSPKSAAPAPISASCPEPPIGSAVATSSTSIPVTSSVADGGVGSISPASPKISLAPTDVKELSAKEPGWTLEPQELARITGKVPGLQNEQKRFQLEELRKFGAQFKLQPSSSPETSLDPFPPRILKEEAKGKEKEVDGLLTSEPLASPVSSKTESISDKEDKPPLVPAGGTEGPEQPPPPCPSQTGSPPVGLIKGDDKDEGPVAEQVKKSTLNPNAKEFNPTKPLLSVNKSTSTPTSPGPRTHSTPSIPVLTGQSGLYSPQYISYIPQIHMGPAVQAPQMYPYPVSNSVPGQQGKYRGAKGSLPPQRSDQHQPASAPPMMQAAAAAGPPLVAATPYSSYIPYNPQQFPGQPAMMQPMAHYPSQPVFAPMLQSNPRMLTSGSHPQAIVSSSTPQYPSAEQPTPQALYATVHQSYPHHATQLHAHQPQPATTPTGSQPQSQHAAPSPVQHQAGQAPHLGSGQPQQNLYHPGALTGTPPSLPPGPSAQSPQSSFPQPAAVYAIHPHQQLPHGFTNMAHVTQAHVQTGITAAPPPHPGAPHPPQVMLLHPPQSHGGPPQGAVPQSGVPALSASTPSPYPYIGHPQALSDPDCLLT, from the exons CCGGCCTCCCGGGGGCACCAGCCCTCCCAACGGCGGCCTGCCGGGGCCGctggctgccgccgccgccgcgacgCCGCCGGGGcctcccgccgccgcctccccctgCCTGGGGCCTGCGGCCGCTGCCGGCACCGGGCTCCGCCGGGGAGCTGAAGGCATCCTggcgccgcagccgccgccgccgccgcagcagcCGCCGCATCAAGAgaggccaggggccggcgccatcgGCAGCGCCAG gggacagagcacaggaaagggacCCCCACAGTCACCT GTGTTTGAAGGTGTCTATAACAATTCCAGAATGCTGCATTTCCTTACAGCTGTTGTG GGCTCCACTTGTGACGTAAAAGTGAAAAATGGCACCACCTATGAGGGTATCTTCAAGACACTGAGCTCAAAG TTTGAACTCGCTGTAGACGCTGTGCACCGGAAAGCAGCTGAGCCAGCAGGTGGCCCCCGTCGGGAAGATATTGTGGACACCATGGTGTTTAAGCCAAGTGATGTCATGCTCGTGCACTTCCGAAACGTTGACTTCAATTACGCTACTAAAG ACAAGTTCACCGATTCTGCCATTGCCATGAACTCGAAGGTGAACGGGGAACACAAAGAGAAGGTGCTTCAGCGCtgggaggggggcgacagcaacAGCGATGACTACGACCTGGAGTCAGACATG TCCAATGGATGGGACCCCAATGAAATGTTCAAGTTCAATGAGGAGAATTACGGTGTGAAGACGACCTACGATAGTAGTCTCTCTTCCTACAC GGTGCCCTTAGAAAAGGACAACTCTGAAGAGTTCCGTCAGCGGGAGCTGCGTGCAGCCCAGCTGGCACGGGAGATTGAGTCCAGCCCCCAGTACCGCCTGCGGATCGCCATGGAGAATGACGATGGGCGCACCGAAGAGGAGAAGCACAGTGCGGTCCAGCGGCAGAGCTCCGGGCGCGAGAGCCCCAGCTTGGCGTCCAG GGAAGGGAAGTACATCCCTCTGCCTCAGCGCGTTCGCGAGGGGCCCCGGGGAGGAGTGCGCTGTAGCAGCGCTCGGGGTGGCCGGCCCGGCCTGAGCGCTCTGCCGCCTCGTGGCCCTCACCATCTGGACAacagcagccctggcccaggctctgAGGCACGAGGCATCAACGGAG gcccTTCCCGCATGTCCCCTAAGGCACAGCGGCCCCTGCGAGGTGCAAAGACTCTGTCCTCGCCCAGCAGCAGGCCCTCTGGGGAAGCTTCTGTCCCGTCTCCCCCTGCAG gGGGCCGGATGTACCCGCCACGCTCTCCCAAGTCTGCTGCACCTGCCCCGATCTCAGCTTCCTGTCCTGAGCCTCCCATCGGTTCGGCAGTGGCAACTTCTTCAACCTCCATCCCTGTGACCTCATCTGTCGCAGATGGTGGTGTGGGTTCCATTTCCCCAGCTTCTCCAAAGATCTCACTGGCCCCTACAGATG TAAAAGAACTGTCCGCCAAGGAACCCGGCTGGACTCTGGAGCCCCAGGAACTGGCCCGGATAACTGGGAAAG TCCCTGGCCTTCAGAATGAGCAGAAACGATTTCAGCTGGAAGAACTGAGGAAGTTTGGGGCCCAGTTTAAG cttcagcccagtAGCTCCCCGGAGACCAGCCTGGATCCTTTTCCTCCTCGGATCTTAAAGGAGGAGGccaaagggaaggaaaaggaggTCGATGGTCTGTTGACCTCAGAGCCCTTGGCGTCCCCGGTCTCCTCTAAGACAGAGTCCATATCGGATAAAGAGGACAAACCACCCCTGGTACCAGCTGGAGGCACCGAGGGGCCAGAGCAGCCCCCACCACCTTGTCCCAGCCAAACTGGCAGCCCCCCAGTGGGCCTCATCAAGGGAGATGACAAGGATGAGGGCCCTGTTGCTGA ACAAGTAAAGAAATCAACGTTGAACCCTAATGCCAAGGAGTTCAATCCTACAAAGCCTCTGCTATCTGTG AACAAATCCACCAGTACCCCAACTTCTCCAGGGCCCCGGACTCACTCAACTCCCTCCATCCCGGTGCTGACAGGCCAGAGCGGGCTCTACAGCCCCCAGTATATCTCCTACATACCTCAGATTCACATGGGACCAGCTGTGCAG GCGCCCCAGATGTATCCATATCCTGTATCCAATTCAGTGCCTGGGCAGCAGGGCAAGTACCGGGGAGCAAAAG GCTCTCTGCCCCCCCAGCGCTCGGACCAGCACCAGCCAGCCTCAGCCCCGCCCATGATGCAGGCTGCCGCCGCTGCCGGCCCACCCCTGGTGGCTGCCACACCATATTCTTCCTACATCCCCTACAACCCCCAGCAGTTCCCAGGCCAGCCTGCTATGATGCAGCCCATGGCCCACTACCCCTCACAG CCCGTGTTTGCCCCCATGCTTCAAAGCAATCCACGCATGCTGACGTCGGGCAGCCACCCCCAGGCCATTGTGTCATCCTCCACCCCTCAGTACCCTTCTGCAGAGCAGCCCACCCCCCAAGCCCTTTATG CCACTGTTCACCAGTCCTATCCGCACCATGCCACGCAGCTCCACGCCCACCAGCCGCAGCCGGCAACCACGCCTACTGGGAGCCAGCCGCAGTCTCAGCATGCGGCCCCCAGTCCTGTCCAG CATCAGGCGGGGCAGGCCCCACACCTGGGCAGTGGACAGCCACAGCAGAATCTGTACCACCCAGGGGCCCTGACAGGCACGCCACCCTCTCTGCCACCGGGACCTTCTGCCCAGTCCCCTCAGAGCAGCTTCCCCCAGCCAGCCGCTGTGTATGCCATCCATCCCCACCAGCAGCTGCCCCACGGCTTCACCAACATGGCCCATGTTACCCAG GCCCATGTCCAAACTGGAATCacagcagccccgccccctcacccTGGGGCTCCCCACCCGCCCCAGGTGATGCTGCTGCACCCACCCCAGAGCCATGGGGGGCCCCCCCAAGGCGCGGTGCCCCAGAGTGGGGTGCCTGCACTCTCAGCTTCCACACCCTCACCCTACCCCTACATCGGACACCCCCAAG ctctCAGTGACCCCGACTGTCTCCTGACTTAG